A portion of the Selenomonadales bacterium genome contains these proteins:
- a CDS encoding DUF4931 domain-containing protein, producing the protein MVMVIPHLEFNVNIGRQKPESIINTAAKCPFCDRNHLTDIIDREDALMLIKNKYPVLKNTLQTVLIETDECMSELSLYTPEHLHHLFRFAFRHWLAMESSGDWRSVLFFKNHGPLSGGTIRHPHMQIVGLKDVDYHEALDPSIFEGITLLEEDGVLLNLSTKPRIGFSEFNVITKNATNTDRFADYVQAAVYYILYEFPGRSCSSYNLFFYHHNDRYIAKIMPRFATSPLFIGFGLPQVSNQLDDVAAHFKERYHARLP; encoded by the coding sequence ATCGTTATGGTCATCCCTCATCTTGAATTCAACGTAAATATTGGTCGCCAGAAGCCCGAAAGCATCATCAATACGGCGGCGAAATGTCCGTTCTGCGACCGCAATCATCTAACGGATATTATTGACCGCGAAGATGCGCTTATGCTGATCAAAAACAAATATCCCGTTCTTAAAAATACGCTCCAGACCGTCCTTATCGAAACGGACGAATGTATGTCGGAGCTGTCGCTCTATACGCCCGAGCACCTGCATCACCTGTTCCGCTTCGCCTTCCGTCATTGGCTGGCGATGGAATCGTCAGGCGACTGGCGATCGGTACTCTTCTTCAAAAACCACGGCCCGTTATCGGGCGGTACGATCCGACATCCGCATATGCAGATCGTCGGCTTAAAAGATGTCGATTATCACGAAGCACTCGACCCGTCCATCTTCGAAGGCATCACGCTTCTTGAAGAAGACGGCGTCCTTCTCAACTTATCGACCAAACCACGCATCGGCTTCTCCGAATTTAATGTTATCACGAAGAACGCCACGAATACCGATCGGTTCGCAGACTACGTACAAGCCGCCGTTTATTACATCTTATATGAATTTCCCGGCCGCAGCTGCAGCAGCTACAACTTGTTCTTCTACCATCATAATGATCGATATATCGCCAAGATCATGCCGCGATTCGCAACAAGCCCGCTGTTTATCGGTTTCGGACTTCCGCAAGTATCGAACCAGCTCGATGATGTTGCTGCGCATTTCAAAGAACGATATCATGCACGGTTACCGTAA